The following are from one region of the Capsicum annuum cultivar UCD-10X-F1 chromosome 1, UCD10Xv1.1, whole genome shotgun sequence genome:
- the LOC107867347 gene encoding probable trehalose-phosphate phosphatase F: MDLNSTNASPVLTDPSPLNESRLGIHSSLFPYSQSGPPFSTSVLSIPRKKPLKLDDGRSNSWLEAMRSSSPPRKKILKEVNIDVSSDDADVAYLSWMIKYPSALNCFQQIMRQARNKQIVIFLDYDGTLSPIVDDPDRAFMSNEMRSAVSNVAKYFPTAIISGRSRDKVYELVGLPELYYAGSHGMDIMLPVENTLATNDANCIKATDQQGKEVNLFQPARKFLSMIDEVFRTLVEKTKDIKGAKVENHKFCTCVHYRNVDQKNWSVVGEYVVDVLKGYPRLRLTHGRKVLEVRPEIDWDKGKAVEFLLDSLGFSYHKDVLPIYIGDDRTDEDAFKVLRGKYNGYGILVSAIPKESKACFSLKDTSQVKKFLESLAKTREVEEDTGERS, from the exons ATGGACTTGAATTCGACAAACGCTTCTCCAGTTCTTACTGATCCTTCACCATTGAACGAGTCCAGATTGGGAATCCACTCTAGTTTATTTCCTTATTCACAATCTGGACCTCCATTCTCCACTAGTGTGCTATCAATTCCTAGAAAGAAGCCACTAAAGCTTGATGATGGTCGATCCAATAGTTGGCTTGAGGCAATGCGGTCTTCTTCACCTCCTAGGAAGAAGATCCTGAAGGAAGTAAACATTGATGTTTCTTCAGATGATGCTGATGTGGCTTACCTTTCTTGGATG ATCAAGTATCCATCAGCTCTCAACTGCTTTCAGCAAATTATGAGGCAAGCAAGGAATAAACAGATAGTGATTTTCTTAGATTATGATGGGACTCTCTCTCCTATTGTTGATGACCCTGACCGTGCTTTTATGTCCAATGAG ATGCGTTCTGCTGTCAGTAATGTTGCAAAGTATTTCCCAACAGCTATCATCAGTGGGAGAAGCCGTGATAAG GTATATGAGCTGGTAGGTCTCCCTGAACTCTATTATGCTGGTAGCCACGGTATGGACATCATGCTGCCAGTCGAAAATACGTTGGCTACTAATGATGCAAATTGTATCAAAGCTACTGACCAGCAG GGCAAGGAAGTCAATCTGTTCCAGCCTGCTCGTAAATTTTTATCAATGATTGATGAG GTTTTTAGAACCCTTGTCGAGAAAACTAAAGACATTAAGGGTGCAAAAGTCGAGAACCATAAGTTTTGTACCTGTGTGCATTACCGTAATGTAGATCAGAAG AATTGGTCTGTCGTTGGAGAATATGTCGTCGATGTCTTGAAAGGCTACCCTCGGCTACGGCTAACTCATGGACGGAAG GTTTTAGAGGTCCGTCCTGAAATCGACTGGGACAAAGGAAAAGCGGTTGAGTTTCTTCTGGATTCACTAG GTTTTAGCTACCACAAAGATGTGCTGCCGATATATATTGGAGATGATAGAACAGATGAAGACGCATTCAAG GTACTGAGGGGGAAATACAATGGTTATGGAATTCTTGTTTCAGCTATCCCAAAAGAGAGTAAAGCCTGCTTCTCTCTCAAGGATACTTCACAG GTCAAAAAGTTCTTGGAATCTCTTGCGAAGACGAGGGAAGTTGAAGAAGATACAGGGGAGAGAAGCTAA
- the LOC107867333 gene encoding transaldolase isoform X1, producing the protein MSSSLQSPLYSSLSSSSSLQGRKLRNAVHFSKPNLIFKPRRSFPLIRASTGFSSSLDTGLSTELDAVTSHSGIVPDTVVFDDFEKFPPTAATVSSSLLLGICGLPDTKFKSAVDRALSDSECYGLEKSDLRMSCFCNKALAHVGGDLAKLVPGRVSTEVDARLAYDTHGIVRKVHDLLKTYTEIEVPPERLLFKIPATWQGIEASRILEAEGIQTHLTFVYSFCQAAAAAQAGASVIQIFVGRLRDWSRNHTGDSEVESALRRGEDPGLALVTKAYNYIHKYGHKTKLMAAAVRNKQDVFNLLGVDYIITPLKVLQSLKESVTLPDEKYSFTRRLSPQSAAAFTFTQDELQKWDQYSFSSAMGPASVELLTIGMDGYINQAKRVEELFGKIWPPPNV; encoded by the exons ATGTCATCTTCTTTGCAGTCTCCGCTATACTCCTCTCTCTCTTCTTCCTCATCTCTTCAG GGGAGAAAGCTGAGAAATGCAGTTCATTTCTCCAAGCCGAATTTGATTTTCAAGCCTCGCCGTTCGTTTCCTCTAATCCGAGCTTCCACTGGCTTCTCTTCATCTCTCGATACCG GTTTGAGTACTGAATTGGATGCTGTAACGAGTCATAGTGGGATCGTTCCGGATACAGTCGTTTTCGATGATTTCGAGAA ATTTCCTCCAACTGCTGCTACTGTAAGCTCTTCTCTGCTCTTAGGTATATGTGGCCTTCCTGATACCAAATTTAAG AGTGCTGTAGACAGAGCTTTATCAGATTCTGAGTGTTATGGATTGGAGAAATCTGATCTTCGAATGTCTTGTTTCTGCAACAAG GCTTTAGCGCACGTTGGTGGAGATTTAGCAAAGCTTGTGCCTGGTCGAGTTTCTACTGAAGTGGATGCTCGGCTCGCATATGACACACATGGCATTGTGCGAAAG GTGCATGACCTCTTGAAAACCTATACCGAAATTGAAGTTCCTCCAGAGCGACTGCTATTCAAAATTCCTGCAACTTGGCAA GGAATTGAGGCATCAAGGATATTGGAAGCCGAGGGTATACAGACACATTTGACTTTTGTTTACAG CTTTTGTCAGGCTGCTGCTGCTgctcaagctggtgcttctgtcattcagatttttgttggtcgcctgagg GATTGGTCTCGcaatcacactggtgactctgaagttgaaagtgctcttagacgaggagaagaccccggCTTAGCATTG GTGACAAAAGCTTATAACTACATCCACAAGTATGGGCACAAAACAAAGCTGATGGCTGCAGCAGTACGGAACAAGCAGGATGTCTTCAACCTTTTGGG GGTGGATTACATTATCACCCCACTGAAGGTATTGCAATCTCTTAAAGAATCCGTGACCTTACCAGATGAGAAGTACTCATTTACAAGAAGGTTATCCCCACAATCAGCTGCTGCATTCACTTTCACTCAAGACGAG CTTCAAAAGTGGGATCAGTATAGCTTCTCTTCAGCTATGGGTCCTGCATCGGTGGAGCTCCTCACTATTGGAATGGATGGCTATATTAATCAGGCTAAGCGGGTTGAAGAATTGTTTGGCAAGATATGGCCACCACCGAATGTATGA
- the LOC107867333 gene encoding transaldolase isoform X2 translates to MSSSLQSPLYSSLSSSSSLQGRKLRNAVHFSKPNLIFKPRRSFPLIRASTGFSSSLDTGLSTELDAVTSHSGIVPDTVVFDDFEKFPPTAATVSSSLLLGICGLPDTKFKSAVDRALSDSECYGLEKSDLRMSCFCNKALAHVGGDLAKLVPGRVSTEVDARLAYDTHGIVRKVHDLLKTYTEIEVPPERLLFKIPATWQGIEASRILEAEGIQTHLTFVYSFCQAAAAAQAGASVIQIFVGRLRDWSRNHTGDSEVESALRRGEDPGLALVTKAYNYIHKYGHKTKLMAAAVRNKQDVFNLLGVDYIITPLKVLQSLKESVTLPDEKYSFTRRLSPQSAAAFTFTQDEDNLNQDR, encoded by the exons ATGTCATCTTCTTTGCAGTCTCCGCTATACTCCTCTCTCTCTTCTTCCTCATCTCTTCAG GGGAGAAAGCTGAGAAATGCAGTTCATTTCTCCAAGCCGAATTTGATTTTCAAGCCTCGCCGTTCGTTTCCTCTAATCCGAGCTTCCACTGGCTTCTCTTCATCTCTCGATACCG GTTTGAGTACTGAATTGGATGCTGTAACGAGTCATAGTGGGATCGTTCCGGATACAGTCGTTTTCGATGATTTCGAGAA ATTTCCTCCAACTGCTGCTACTGTAAGCTCTTCTCTGCTCTTAGGTATATGTGGCCTTCCTGATACCAAATTTAAG AGTGCTGTAGACAGAGCTTTATCAGATTCTGAGTGTTATGGATTGGAGAAATCTGATCTTCGAATGTCTTGTTTCTGCAACAAG GCTTTAGCGCACGTTGGTGGAGATTTAGCAAAGCTTGTGCCTGGTCGAGTTTCTACTGAAGTGGATGCTCGGCTCGCATATGACACACATGGCATTGTGCGAAAG GTGCATGACCTCTTGAAAACCTATACCGAAATTGAAGTTCCTCCAGAGCGACTGCTATTCAAAATTCCTGCAACTTGGCAA GGAATTGAGGCATCAAGGATATTGGAAGCCGAGGGTATACAGACACATTTGACTTTTGTTTACAG CTTTTGTCAGGCTGCTGCTGCTgctcaagctggtgcttctgtcattcagatttttgttggtcgcctgagg GATTGGTCTCGcaatcacactggtgactctgaagttgaaagtgctcttagacgaggagaagaccccggCTTAGCATTG GTGACAAAAGCTTATAACTACATCCACAAGTATGGGCACAAAACAAAGCTGATGGCTGCAGCAGTACGGAACAAGCAGGATGTCTTCAACCTTTTGGG GGTGGATTACATTATCACCCCACTGAAGGTATTGCAATCTCTTAAAGAATCCGTGACCTTACCAGATGAGAAGTACTCATTTACAAGAAGGTTATCCCCACAATCAGCTGCTGCATTCACTTTCACTCAAGACGAG GACAACTTGAATCAAGATAGGTGA